The genomic DNA TATTAGGTCAGTGCAAAAGTAACTGCGGTTTTGGACCATGAactttaaatcattataactaagctcaaacacatctttattaatcaaaacagGAGCCATTACATTACAGGCTAGAAAGCGGAGGACTAGAAGGTAGGGGTCTGCAAGAAGCCCTGAGCGTGGAGTTGGAGAGGGCTGAGGGTTTTGTGAATCCAttcaacaggaagaaaaaagtagttCTGCCTCACTTGTAAGGCTAAGAAAAGATGGGCTGTACTGGTTTTATTTACACTGCTTTTGGATGCAGGAATCTCTGATGtcaaggagaaaagcagttaATATTTAGCCAAGTTACTCACCTTGGCTTttataaattttgttttacaaataacCTAAAGCACTCCCTTGTGTTTGATCCTATGCAGTAAATACTGAAGTTCCCTATCCTTAATGCAGGCCCTAAATAAAGTGTCTATCTAAAATACCAATAACTTGTTCACCTAATTACCTAACATGCTGGCTATAGGGATGAAGACAGTTTCACTCAGAATGTACACTTCTCCCAGAATATCTgattgatttaaaaacaaacaaacaaaaaccccaaagactTTTTCTACTTTTAATCAAGTTACAGAATCATAGGAATATTTAGgatggaaaggacctttaagatTGTCAAGTCaaaccgttaacctaacaccgccaagtccaccactaaaccatgtccgtaagcaccacatctacatgtcttttaaacacctccagggatggtgactcaaccacttacttgagcagcctgttccaatgcccaacaaccttTTCAGTGGAtaaacttttcctaatatccaatctcaaCCTCCCCTAcagcaacttgaggccgtttcctctcctgctatcacttgttacttgggggAAGAGATCaataccctccatgctacaacctcctttgaGGTAGTCGTAGACAGCGACaagcctcctttcctccaggctaaacagccccagttccctcagccgctcctcataagacttgtgctccaggcccctcacctcattgcccttctctgaacttgctccggcacttcaatgtctttcctgtcgtgaggggcccaaaactgaacacaggatttgaggcggagcctcaccagtgctgagtacacGGGGACGATCGcttccctggacctgctggccacactattcctgatacaagccaggatgctgctgaccttcttggccacctgggcacactgctgggtcatgttcagccagctgctgaccaacatccccaggtccttttccaccaggcagctttccagccactcttacCCGAGCCTGTGGCAACGCCTGGGGTTGTGTGACCCAAGTGtgggacctggcacttggccttgttgaacctcatacaattggcctcagttCATagatccagcctgtccaggtgtCTCCGTAGAGCCctcctaccctcaagcagatcaacactccacctggagtcctgcatccacctttggagccctcagtacaaaaaaagacatggacctgttggagagggtccagaggaggccacaaaaatgaccagagggctggaacacctctgctatgaggacaggctgagagagctcaGGTTTTGCAGTCTAGAGAGGAGAAGACCTCAGGGAGACTTTATTTTGcatgtggcctttcagtacttaaaggcTGAAGATGGGACAGATGGGGATaagataagaaagatggggacagactttttaatagGTCCTGTAGTaataggacaaagggtaatagtttcaaactaaaagaggggataTTCAGACTAGATACAAGGAAGACACTTTTTACAATGCGAGTGATGAAACACTGTCACAGGTTGCCCacagaggtggtagatgccctatccctggaaacattcaaggccaggttggacggggctctgagcaacctaatctagttgaagatgttcctggtAATTGCAgaagggttggactagatggcctttgaaggtcccttccaactcaaactattgTATGAACACTCCTGTCCAACTTGGTGTcctctgcaaacttactgagggtgcactcgatcccctcgttCAGATCAATGATAAAGATATGACtaaaactgctttaaatttCAGTATACTAGCAGAAGCTAGACTCTTAAACTGATAATCAGAAATACCATCCCTTAGAAATTACCACAGCGACAAAATTCAACAGTGAGAAAATCTGCCACTGATGGCTGAATTCTTTCCAAGAAAACTGCATACAAACTGGAACCACCCTTATTGTCCACatgcataaataaaatgaaacaagggTCTTAAAGAGCTGTAGGCTGAGCTCCAACCTGCCTGTGCTTTTAGAGTGCTATAAACTTGTCATTCCCACAGTGAAAAGACCATCTGTCTTAAAGGACCATGGGTCTGGCTGTATGGCAACATATGATACTGCTAGGTACATTTGAAGGTGAGAAGATCTGAGCCCAGAGTTTCTGCACTATAAATAGCTTTGTTACTGCCTTGAAGCagtttctaataaaaataatgttgaaaGTACAGTGTCTCACTCTCTCACTGACACgtcttaattttgtttttctttagtattGTCTGTTGTATGAAAAGTTACAAAATAGCAAAGAACTGGACTTCACAGCCCAGAAGGTCTTTCTGACATATTGGTATGAAAGATGTAAGAGCTCTGCAAAAGAATATGACgttgaggaaaagaaaaacacaaaaaaaaaaaaaaaaagaaagaaagccCTCTACTATAAAGAACTGTAACAGAGAGAGTTCCAGCAGGGAGCAAAGGAGGCTATAATAGAAATCTCATGGTACAGTCCTCATCAAAGAAGAAACCTGTCAGCTCTTCATCAAAGTTTCACTGCAGTTGGTCAAAATCTGTTGTCAGTCACATTGGTGTAATTCCCAAGTAACTCAACCAAAGAGAGAATGCGAGTGATTGAACTTATTCTGGATCTAGCCAGTATCTAgtgaaaagcataaaaatggTGAGAGCTAAACAGTGACAGTTCATCCAACAGAAAACCAGGTGGTCACACAGAGGGTCATGACAAGAGGAGGGGCGCATGCGATGGGAAGAAATAGTTGGAAGAGTTTCTCAAAGAACAACTTTCATCAACTTATGTCAACTCTTCCaactatttttctttgagaaactTCATCACCTATTAATAACAGAATATCCAGCTAAGAGTTTAACTCCCAGCTGTTATAAGGTGACTAAAACACAGTCTCTTTCCTCAAGCTTATTTTATTGCttaccctttaaaaaaaaaaatattggagaCAATATTCTCTTGGAAAAATTCATTTCCTTAACAGTATAGCTCATTGCAAGTATGTGATACTTCGGGATTCTCTGTTTGCCTATTGTCTAACAGCTGGAACTGAATAGGTGATAGTTCAACCCAAGACCGTACTGTCCAGGATATTTCCTTCCTCACAATGCTGAAATGTCACAAATTGCATTTTTACATTACAACAACAACAGGGATGCAATTCTTTTTATTCTCTAAAATTTGCTCATCCTGTGAGCTTGAAATTGCAGTTGGCACAAGTCTGGAAGAAGGCAAGTCACCTATGTCAATGATACAAGATTTcaatttgttttgatttcctATTGATAGATGGCAATCTATTCTTGTTTACACGTGATTACATTCTATCAATTATCACAGCTTACTAGGAACTACCAGCAGGCATTGTCCGTACCACCATTTCTGGAAAGAAACCTTCACCTATTCAGtgatgcagcactgggagctaGAAACTCTTCTCTTTTATATCCCAGCTTTAtattcagaagaacaaaaaaaaaacaacaccacaaacACCCCACAATCTAAGCCAAAGCCATCCACATAGGGAAGTAGGCCAGTTTAATTCTTACCTTCGAACTGGCTGTGCAATTTTACTTCTGGGTATGCCACTCCCATTGATGGCCAGCGATGGTCTTGGAAGAGCACTGCGTCCTACAATCCCTTGACTGGCAGTCTTGTTTGGCATTGGGATCCCAGTGTTAGAATATAACTGTAAGCTGTTGGACACTGGGATACTGCTGCTActgctactactactactattactactactacCTTGTACGGTTGGGCTTACGTAGGCAGTAGCTTTGAGAGGCTGTCtgacagacactggaaaatGTCCCACACTGTGAACTCTGTGTTGAAGCTGTCCTGGTGATGGAACTGCAAAGAGTGGTAGAAAAGGAAGTGACAAGGTCAGTATGCGACAGATGAGGGCAAGCAGTAATGCTCATTTCTAGAGAGATCTGAATAGGGATAAACACAGCATTATGCAATTTATTTGCTAATTATGAACTGCTGGAAAAACCCTTGGATCCAATATAGTATCCAGTAACACTGCACTGAACAAAAATACCCTGTTCCATTTTCATCCTGAACAAAACTCCTACCCCATACTCACCCTTCTTTCTCCCCTCAAAGAGGTCTCCTTAGCCATTATAAGCAAACTAATTCCACCTGTGCAGTTAGAGCTTTAAACAGGAGAAATTGCTGAATCTATAAATTAATTACTGTTAGATCATTTAGGTTTTTGTAAGGTTGCTTGCAATAAAAGTGTTTAAAGAACATTTCATTAAagcattctaaaaaaaaatcacagaagacTGAGCTTTatgtataaaaacaaaacaaggctataaaaaaaatctcttgaatGTAACAGCATATTCCAAGGCTGATGTTATGTAAACTATCATTTAAAACCAATGCTATGAGTTCTAGAAGCTTTATATATAGATTTTCTACACAATCCTGCCCTCTGGTGTACATCAGACACGCAGGTTTCAAAGTCCACATATCAAAAGCAAACCGTCAAAAGCCCGAGGCAGATGAACTAACATAGCGCACACGGGCTAATCCTTTTTTTCAAGTCTGTGAAAAAAGACATCTTAAAGTCATTTAAAGACAcaggagaaaatacagatgtgtGGTTCAATTAAACAATACTGGTGATACAGTGCTATGGAACACTTGTCATAATACAGCTCCTTAAATACTCCAGAAGAGCCACTTattagaaaagttttaaaaaaacatatttcagaaaaatcacgttttatacacacacatatatatacatatatataaatacacagagaaatatataattttaaaatagtaaataaaattaaactctCAACACATTTCCATACAAAATCAAGTGGGAACCCAAACAACTACTTCCATTCTCCTATTCAAAaagaaccaaaataaaacaaaataaatccagaGATCAAgtatattttccagaaaataagcAATTTAATAGTTTTGAAGACATCTGTAAATTCTGCtcaaatttgaaagaaaacaccCACAGGAAAAGGTTTTGTCAACTTCTCCCTCCAAAACCTGACAGGACATGGGAGGCGTAAGTTCAATCCTTTCTTTTGCCTGCATCAAATGAAATccactttttccatttcctctcAGAGTACCTCAGCCACTGTGCTAGAAAAGATGGGTTCAGATCCTGACCTATCTTGTCCACATTCTACATTAATAATTCAACATCCACTAGATCAATactccctccatccccccaccAAGAAGTCACCTATATTAAACCAATTACAGAGTCACTTTAATTGCTCCATTCAACAAGTATATTATACTTGAGGATATAACCATCTGTTTACCGCATTTGCTCAGAAGAAAGTGGCTGAACTTCTTAAGGAGAGAGGTCATGTATTTTACGCTAGTATTTATACAGTGTACTGTAAAGCCAGGATTGTATAAATTaccaagaaaagcagtttttgaTTCTAGtttgaaaactaaaaatgtAAGCTTGTATGAGTTAATTGCATTATTGGTGCTTCTACAATATTACTACTAGTACTAATTATTATTAGAATTTTAAAGTGGGTAGAAAATGAatgggcaaagaaaaaaaaaaagaggaggtgATAAACCTCTCAATACTGCATAACAATACTAgcaaaattttctttccaaaatagaaaactttgaaaatccTGAGCTACATTAAAATCTGGTGCAAAAGGGAGACATCCTGCCTTTAACTTTTCATAAAGCAGAGGACCAGTGACTGGGACAGCTGTTTTACCACTCTATCGATTCACCGTACGCA from Caloenas nicobarica isolate bCalNic1 chromosome 1, bCalNic1.hap1, whole genome shotgun sequence includes the following:
- the SLAIN1 gene encoding SLAIN motif-containing protein 1 isoform X3; this encodes MGYKLQDLTDVQIMARLQEENKLRRSMPNLARMPSTPTINSNAGFASSPVTVRNSQSFDSNLHGASNGISRMQSCIPSPGQLQHRVHSVGHFPVSVRQPLKATAYVSPTVQGSSSNSSSSSSSSSIPVSNSLQLYSNTGIPMPNKTASQGIVGRSALPRPSLAINGSGIPRSKIAQPVRSFLQPPKPLSSLSTMRDGNWRDGCY